The Raoultibacter phocaeensis genome contains a region encoding:
- a CDS encoding LysR family transcriptional regulator, whose translation MDIEIFREFISLSEGLNVTKTSRELNIAQSTLSSHIIKLEKELGVQLIERDGTPCLTLAGREFLETASDIMGLYDEFKERVKKNRHQSEEVITVRAPQRREGFILALLNKIIDFKKDNPYATIDIQNTQSNRLFEELRDGSIDCGYFGNSINKPEVEREFELIPVVDEEFIVWMDRDSPLLDKEFLAPLDLENSVLPVPVSAGTYSGYLPPMYEELFSSFGAKANIKPRYCQSIDDFFLSKIKRDDLLILNRGSQMVAAINEANGKVFRCFKPPIYSVGYLVFRSKDNSRAVTSFKEHLLESYKETHWQDCHKDA comes from the coding sequence ATGGATATAGAAATATTCAGAGAGTTCATCTCTCTTTCCGAAGGCCTCAATGTCACCAAAACATCTCGTGAGCTCAATATTGCCCAATCGACTTTGAGCAGCCATATCATCAAACTCGAAAAAGAACTCGGCGTTCAGCTTATCGAGCGCGACGGAACCCCTTGCCTTACGTTGGCGGGAAGGGAGTTTCTCGAAACGGCATCGGACATCATGGGTTTGTATGACGAGTTCAAGGAGCGCGTGAAGAAAAATCGGCATCAGAGCGAAGAGGTCATTACGGTTCGGGCTCCGCAACGTCGAGAAGGTTTCATTTTAGCCCTGCTCAACAAAATAATCGATTTCAAGAAAGACAATCCATACGCAACCATCGATATTCAAAACACGCAGAGCAACCGGCTGTTCGAAGAGCTTAGGGATGGAAGCATCGATTGCGGATACTTCGGAAATTCGATCAACAAGCCCGAGGTAGAAAGAGAGTTCGAACTGATTCCCGTCGTCGATGAAGAGTTCATCGTCTGGATGGACAGGGATTCGCCCCTACTCGATAAGGAATTCCTGGCGCCGCTCGACCTAGAAAACTCCGTTCTTCCCGTACCTGTAAGCGCCGGCACCTACAGCGGCTATTTGCCGCCGATGTACGAGGAGCTTTTTTCGTCTTTCGGAGCAAAAGCGAACATCAAACCTCGTTATTGCCAATCGATCGATGATTTTTTTCTCTCGAAAATCAAGCGAGACGATTTGCTGATACTCAATCGAGGCTCCCAAATGGTGGCTGCAATAAACGAAGCGAACGGCAAAGTGTTTCGCTGCTTCAAGCCTCCCATCTACTCGGTTGGATATCTCGTATTTCGCAGCAAGGATAACAGTAGAGCCGTTACGAGCTTCAAGGAGCATCTGTTGGAATCCTACAAAGAAACCCACTGGCAGGATTGCCATAAGGACGCATAG